The genomic window GTAAAAGAACTATTCAATGACATCAACTTTTCTATATTTCAAAATCAAAAAATTGGTCTTGTTGGTAAAAATGGTACAGGTAAAACCACTCTTTTCAACCTAATCCAGCGCAATATAGTACCTGATAAAGGTGACCTTGAAATTGCTAAAAATACTCGTATAGTTACCGTTAAGCAAGATGTTGATAATTTTGATGTAAAGGTTATAGACTATGTTGCTAATGGTGTTGCATTTGTAAAAGATCTAAGACAAAAGATGTCTAATGCTTTAGCTACTGAAAACTTTGTTGATTATTCTCATTATCATGAAGAATACGAGTCACTTGGTGGTTATAGTATAGAAGCTCAAGCTGGTAAACTATTATCAGGTTTAGGCTTTAATACTGCTCAACTTGATCAACAAGTTAAAGAGTTATCTGGTGGTTGGCAGATTAGGCTAAACCTAGCACAAGCGTTATTACAAGAGTCAGATATTTTACTGCTTGATGAACCAACGAACCATTTAGATTTAGATGCGGTTTTATGGCTTGAGCAATATTTACAAGAGTATAAAGGCTCTCTACTACTTATTTCACATGATAGAATATTTTTGGATAATGTTGTTAAGCAGATTTTTCATATTGATGAAAGACAAGTCGTTAGCTATACGGGTGATTATTCATCTTTTGAAAAGCAATCGTATGAGCAGAAGATTCTCCAACAGAAAAGCTTTGATAAACAACAAAAGCATATTGATCATTTAGAAAGCTTTATTAATCGGTTTAAAGCAAAAGCATCAAAAGCTAAACAAGCTCAAAGTCGTATGAAAATGCTCGATAAAATCCAAAGAGTTGAGTCTGTTAAATCAGAGTCAGATTTTAGTTTTGAGTTTAAAGAAACTAAAGAACTTGGTGGTACTTTAGTAAGCTTACAAAATGCTGATTTAGGATATGGTGATAAAACTATATTACAAAAAATAGGCTTAGGCATCTATAATGATATGCGTATTGGCTTGCTAGGTCTAAATGGTGCTGGTAAGTCAACATTAATCAAGTCACTAATTGGTGAAATTGACATTTTATCTGGAGAGATGGAAAAACATCCTAACCTTAAAGTTGGCTATTTCTCACAACATTCTTTAGATGTGCTAGATATGGATGCATCTCCTTTGTTACAAATGCAAAGGTTAGATCCTAAAGCAACTCAGCAAAAACTTAGAACCTTCTTAGGAAGCTTCAACTTTGTTGGTGACAAAGCTCTGGCAAAAACAGGTACATTTTCTGGTGGTGAGAAAGCACGCTTAGCTTTGGCTATGATTGTTTATCAAGAACCTAATTTCTTATTGCTCGATGAACCAACAAACCATTTAGATATAGGTGTTCGAGAAGCTCTTACTGTAGCACTACAAAGCTTTATGGGAGCTATTATACTCGTATCTCATGATAGGTTCTTACTAGAATCAACAGTAGATGAATATATGCTAGTAGGCGAAGGGGCTGTTAAACCTTTTGATGGTGATATGAAAGATTATTATAAATATATTCTTGAGGTCAAAAAAAATGAGAACAGTCCTAAAAAAGCTGTAGTAACTGAAAAAAAAGAAAAAACAAAACTCACTTCAAATCAAAGAAGACAACAAAAACCTATTCAAGACAAAATAAAAAAATTAGAGAGAACTATCGATAAACTTCAAAAACAAAATTCAGAAATGGAAAAAATACTTGAAGATCAAGAGCTGTATAATGACAAAATTAAACTACAAGAAATTCTCGATAAACACGCTCAGATAAAAACTCAACTAGAAGAAACAGAAGCAGAGTGGCTAGAAAACCTTGAAAAATTAGAGCAATTAAATAACTAACTTCATGCTAATTTATCTAAATAAGCTGTCTATATTTGTTATTTAACATATTTGCTATATCATTGAAGTTATAATACTTACAATCAAAATTAAATGACTATAAATACATATTTTGCAAGCTGTGCAAAAGGTTTAGAAATACTCCTAAAAGAAGAATTAGCAAGACTAGACATTATAGCTTATGAAAAGCTAGCAGGCGTTGAGTTTGAAGGTACACTTGAGCAGGCTTATAAAGCTTGTATACATTCTCGTTTAGCTAGCCAAGTAATGCTAAAAATAGCGACCCAAAAAGTTGAAACACAAGAAGAGCTATATAACTTTATCTCGGATATTCATTGGGATACTTACTTTGATGTAGATAAAAACTTCAAAATAGCAGTATCAGGCAAACATTATGATTTTAACAACACTATGTTTGTTTCACAAAAAACTAAAGATGCTATAGTTGATCAATTTAGACATAAAACAAATGAACGTCCAAACATTGAGACCGAAAACCCTGATAACATTATTAAGCTTCATCTTAATAAGCATTTTGTAAATGTTTTTTTATGTTTAAATATTGATAGTTTACATAAACGCACTTATAGACAACATCAAGCAGAAGCTCCATTAAGAGAGTCTTTAGCTGCTGCTATATTACTAAAAGCAGGGTGGTTAGATGAACTACAAAAAGAGCAGCCTATACTTGTAGATCCGATGTGTGGCTCAGGAACTATACTTATAGAAGCCGCTTTAATGGCTAAAAATATAGCTCCGTTATTACTCAATAAATCATTTAAGATATTTGACTCAAAACTACATGATGAAGAGCTTTTTAGTAGCTTAATACTTGAGGCACAAAAAGCTGTAAAACCTACAAATGCTATTATTCAAGGTTATGATATTGATAATAATGTCCTAGATAAAGCCTCTAAGAATATCTACCAAGCAGATGTTGATGATGTCGTAAATATTAAAAGACAAGATATCAGAGATATTGAAAATGTATTTGATAGTGTTGGTCTTATAGTTACAAATCCTCCTTATGGTGAAAGACTTTATAGTAACCAAATTGATGAACTCTTAGATATTTTCAATGCTTTTGGGCATACTCTTGGTGAGGACTTCGGTGGCTGGAAAGTTGCAATTTTGACAAGCTTTAGTGATTGTATTAAAGAGATGGAACTTCGTACTACAAAACGAAATAAATTTTATAATGGTGCTATTGAAACGATTCTGTATCAGATAGATATAAATAAGCACGCAGTATTTAAACACGAATCTCAGCTTGAAAAAAATATCCGTATCGCAGAAAATGCTGCGACTAAATCTGATGAACATATAGATTTTGGTAATAAACTTCAAAAAAATCTCAAAAACCTAAAACCATGGCTAAAGCAAACAGGTGTTGAATGTTATAGACTTTATGATGCAGATATTCCGACTTTTTCAGTAGCTGTAGATATTTATAACGAGAATGTATTTCTACAAGAATACCGTGCTGATGCAACTATAGATCAAAATATTGCTAAGCAAAGATTTTATCAAGCGATTTATCAAATCCATAAAACACTAGGTATTGCGTATGAAAATATCCATACAAGAGTACGCCAACGCCAAAAGGGTAAAGACCAATATCAAAAAGAAGACAATCAAAATAATTTCTTCGTAATAAATGAGGTGAATGCACAGTTCTATGTGAATTTTGAAGATTATTTAGATACTGGCATATTTTTAGATCATCGTAAAATTAGACAAATTGTCGCAAAAGAGTCTAAAAACAAATCTCTACTAAATCTTTTTAGTTACACTTGTACTGCAAGTGTTCATGCTGCTTTAAAAGAAGCTAAAACCACTAGTGTAGATATGTCTAACACATACCTAGATTGGGGTAAGAGAAACTTTACTTTAAATAACATTGATACTTCTAAGCATGAATTTATCCAGTCTGACTGTATAGGATGGTTAAAATCAAACACTCAAAAATTTGATGTGATTTTCCTAGATCCTCCAACTTTTTCAAATTCAAAAAGAATGGATGACACTCTTGATGTTCAAAGAGATCATGAAATGCTAGTTAATCTTGCTATGAACTCTCTAACAAAAGATGGCGTACTATATTTTTCAAACAATTATCGCCGCTTTAAAATGTCCCAAGAAGTTTTAGATAGATATAATTGTGAAAATATTGATGAAAAATGCTTATCTCGTGATTTCTTATCTAATAAAAATATCCATAATTGCTGGAAGATTAAATACAAATAGTTTGAAGTTACTCTTTTTAGCATCTACAATTACTGACAATATGTATTTACATATTAAAATTTTAAATCGTAAAAATAGGAGTTATAAAGATGAATGATTTTCAAAAGAAAACATTAGATACATTTAAAAAAGGTGCTTGTAAGACTTGGAAATTTAGTATGCAAAATCTACTATCTAAGATTATATCTTTAATAGTAATAGTTTTAGCAATACTATCTATCGCAGATGGTGGATACTCTCAAGTATTTATTTTAATAGTTGGTATAGCTTTAATTATCTATATAGTTGGTGCATTTAATAAAGATATAGAAAAAGTTGTTGAAGATGAAATTGATGATATCATCTCTACAGATAAAAAAACTAAAAGCGACGATTGAAATAAGGATTAATTCTTACAAATATTTTCTTAACCTTTTAACCAATCTCTTGGTTTTATATACTCATAAACTTTAGCTTCTTCTGAATTTTCTTCTGGATGGTAATTATATTTCCAAGCAGCCATTGGAGGCATTGATGAAAGTATAGATTCTGTACGACCACCACTTTGCAAGCCAAAAATAGTACCTCTGTCTAATACAAGATTAAACTCTACATATCTACCTCTGCGGTAGAGCTGAAAGTCTTTTTGCTGCTGTGTAAAGGGCATATTTTTTCTTTTTTCTATAATAGGTACATACGCATCTACAAATGAATTTGCACAATCAGTTACAAATGCAAAGCATTCTTCAAAAGTTTTATCATTTAAATCATCAAAGAATAATCCACCAACACCTCGGCACTCATCACGATGTGGTAAGTAAAAATAATCATCTGCCCATTTTTTAAATTTAGGATAATAACTACTATCATGTTTATCACAAACATCTTTAGCAACTTTGTGCCAGTGTATAACATCTTCTTTATGAGGGTAATATGGCGTTAAATCATAGCCACCACCAAACCACCATATTGGATTATCAGTGTCAGCGCCTGCCATAAATAATCTAAAATTAGCATGAGAAGTTGGTACAAATGGATTACGCGGATGGATTACTAAAGATACTCCTGTTGCTACAAATTTTTTACCTGCTAATTCTGGGCGTTTATTTGTAGCTGAAGGGGGTAGGGCAGTTCCATTTACTTTTGAGAAAGCTATCACACCTTTTTCAAAAATTTCACCACCTTCGATAATCATTGAATTACCATAACCTTTAAGTTTTTGCTCTGGAGTATTTGGCTTCTCCCATTTGTCACTAATAAATCTAGCATCATTAGTTTCACAAGACTCTAGCTTTAAAGCAATAGAGGCTTGTAGTTGATTTAGAAATTTCTCAAATTTGTTAATATTTTGTTGCATAGGTTTACCTTTAATATTATAGATACTTAATACCGATACGGATGTATAAGAATATTATAACTAATTATAAAGAAAAATGTCATCAACTATATAATATCAATCTCAACATAAACATCTCGTAATTCCAACGAAGGTAAGACTTATTTCATTTTTCTAGATGTTTGAAAAGATACCCGTCTACATGAGTATTTCATTTTTCTTTAGTTTTTATATATTGACTATCTCTATAAGATATACAAAGAGATATATACTTGTAGACACAAATAAAACTTGCTTTCTAAACCCCTAGCTAGTATAATTTTCTTCGCTCTTTGCTATATAAGAATACATATAGCTTATCAGTGTAAAATATTAATGATAAACCGTAAGGAGTTTACGAAAAATGAGACATTATGAAATCGTGTTAATGATTCATCCTGATCAATCAGATCAGCTTGATTCTATGCTAGGTAAATACCGTGAAATCATCGAAAGTAACGGTGGTAAAATCCATAGATTCGAAGACTGGGGTCGCCGCCAGTTAGCTTACCCTATAGAGAAGCTTCACAAAGCTCACTACGTTATGTTTAATGTAGAGTGTGGTACTGAATCACTAGAAAAGCTACAAACTTCTCTTAAGTATAATGATGCTGTATTGCGTCGTTTAGTGCTTTCAAAAGATGAAGCTATTACAGATGCATCTATCATGATGGAAGCTAGTGAAAAAGAAGTTATTTAATAAGGGGATATAAAATGAGTCGTCGTAAAGTTTGCCGTTTTAAAGTAGACGGTATAAAAGAAATTGATTATAAAGATGTAAATACTCTAAAAGCGTATATTACTGAAACTGGTAAAATAGTACCTAGTCGTGTAACTGGTACTTCAGCTAAATATCAAAGACAGCTTTCTACAGCTATCAAAAGAGCAAGATTTTTAGCGTTATTACCATACTGTGATCGTCACTTTAACTAATTTCTAGGAGTAGATTACAATGCAAGTTATTTTAAAAGAAAAAGTTGAAAACCTAGGTGTTTTAGGTGATGTAGTTAATGTTAAACCTGGTTATGCTAGAAACTTACTTATCCCTTTCGGTAAGGCTGTTCAAGCTACAGAAGCTAATGTTAAAGTGTTTGAAGCGCAAAAAGCTGATTTAGAAAAAGCTGAAAAAGCTCGTTTTGATGCTGCTAAAGCTACTGCTGAAACTATTAACGAAAAAGAATTCACTATCCCTGCTAAAGCTGGTGAAGGTGGTAAGCTATTTGGTTCTGTTGGTACAGCTGAAGTTGCAGAAGCAGTTTCTAAAAACAGTGGCGTAGAAGTTTCTAAGAGCCAAGTTCGTATGCCTGAAGGTGTTATCAGAACTACTGGTGAATTTGAACTTACGGTACATGTTTACACTGATGTTGATGCAGACATCAAAGTAAAAGTAGTAGCTGCTGAAGGTTAGTTTTCATATAAAACTTATATCTTAAATTTACAACTTTATATATAATATAAGACCATGTTAATAGCATGGTTTTTTTGTATATAAAAAAAGGATTTTTCATGGAACAACAATTCAAAGCAGCTGAGACTACTTATTCATTAGATGCTGAAAAAGCAGTTCTAGGTAATATACTTTTAAATAATAGCAATATTGAACTAGTAGAAGACCAGCTTTTAATTGATGATTTTTATGATAAAAGACACAAACTTATATATAAGCAACTTTGTGTTTTAAACCAGGCAAATACACCTTTTGATGTTCTTATTATCAGCGAATACTTAGCAACTGATGGACTTCTTGATGAAGCTGGTGGCGAATCTTACATTATAGATTTAGTAGCAAATACACCATCTATTGCAAACATTAAAACTTATGCTGAAATTATAAAAGACAAAGCAAAATTACGTAGTTTACAAGATAGTATCAACGATATTATTCAAAAAATTTACTCTGCTGATTCAAAAAACCCTGATGAAGTTATTGATTATGCAGAAAGTAGGATCCTTGATATAGCTAAAGATAGAGAAACTGTAGCTAAAGGTCCAGAATCTATAAAAACTGTTATCCCAAAACTTATAGATAGAATGGATGCAGTAGTAGATTCAGGATCTGGTTTAGTTGGCTCATCTACAGGATTTATAGACCTTGACGGCATGACTTCTGGCTTAAGAGATTCAACCCTAAATATCATAGCAGCACGACCTTCGATGGGTAAAACTGTTTTAGGTATAAACATAGCTCAAAATATAGCAAAATCTGCTGATAAGCCTATTCTTATATTTAGTTTAGAAATGCCAGCTGAAGATATTGTTACAAGAATGCTAGCCACTCAAGCTAGAGTAGAGTTGAACCTCTTACAAGAATGTAACAAAATGAATGATGCTCACTGGGTAAAAATAAGCTCAGCTTTTGGTAAACTTCGCGATATGCCAATATATATTGATGATACATCATCATTATCTCCAGCTGAAATGCGTTCAAGAGCTCGTAGACTCTACAATGATAATGATGGTTTATCTATGATTCTTGTAGATTATCTTCAGCTGATGAAAATCCCTGGGTATGAAACAAACAGAACACTCGAGGTTTCTGAGATTTCGCGTTCATTAAAAGCACTTGCTAGGGAATTAAATGTCCCAGTTATAGCATTATCGCAGCTAAATCGTGGTGTAGATGATCGTAAAGATCGCCGTCCAATGATGTCAGATATTAGAGAATCTGGCGCAATTGAGCAAGATGCTGATTTGATTATGTTTATTTATAGAGATGAGGTCTATAATAAAGATAGTGAAGATAACAAAAATCTTGCAGAAATTATAATTGGTAAACAAAGAAATGGACCAATTGGTAAAGTAAATGTAAGATTTGATGGTCAATTTGCTAGTTTTGCGAATCTAACAAATGATAATGACTATTTGGTTCCTGGCGACATGGGCTACAACGGATAAATTATAAGAGAAATAAAATGCAACAAGAAAAAATAAACCTATTAGATTTTAATCAAAAAGCATTAGAAGAATTTTTTATATCTTTAGGTGAAAAGAAGTTTCATGCTAAACAGGTATTCAAATGGATTCATCGCAAAGGTGTTATTGATTTTGATCAAATGTCAGATATTGGTAAAAAGCTTAAAGAAAGACTAAAAGAAGTCTCACATATTACTATACCAAAAGTTGTTTTTAGTAAAGCATCTAAAGATGGTACACATAAATGGCTAATTGATGTTGGTGGAAGTGCTATTGAAACCGTATTTATCCCTGAAGAAGGGCGTGGAACTTTGTGTATATCTTCTCAAGTAGGTTGCACTTTAAACTGTAGTTTTTGCTCAACTGGTAAACAAGGGTTTAATAGAAATCTCTCTGTAGGTGAAATTATCTCACAACTATGGATAGCCGCGAGAACACTTTCAAAAAATAATGGCGAGCATGATTTTACAGTTACAAACATTGTGATGATGGGAATGGGTGAGCCACTAATGAATTTTGAAAATGTAGTTCCAGCAATGGACATCATGATGGATGATATGGCCTACGGATTATCTCGCCGTAAAGTTACTCTTAGTACTTCAGGAGTTGTGCCAAGAATCTATGATTTACTCGAACAGTCAGGTGTGTCTTTAGCTGTTTCTTTACATGCTCCAGATGATGCTCTACGAGATGAAATAGTTCCAATTAATAAAAAATATAACATAAAAGAACTACTTGATGCTTGTAAACTTTATGCAGAAAAAGGCCCTCATAAGCAAATCACTTTTGAATACACTCTTATGAATGAAGTCAATGATTCTCCTGAGTCTGCACAAGAGTTAGTAGACTTATTTAGGTCTCAAGAGGTGCCTGCGAAAATTAATTTGATACCATTTAATCCATACCCTGGGACACCTTATAAAAAACCAAGTAATAACAGAATCCACAGATTTAAAAATGTATTAGTGAATCATGGTTTTGTAACTACTATTCGTAAAACTCGCGGCGATGACATTGATGCTGCTTGTGGCCAGTTAGCAGGAGATGTAATGGATAAAACTAGTCGTAAAGAAAGATATTTAAAGAAATTAGGCGAAGTTAATGAATAGTAGATTTCTTAAATTAATAACTACAGCAAGCATAACTTGTATTTTATCTGGCTGTATGACTCCCCAATCTAATACAAATAAAAATAATAATGAATCCCAAGCTAAAGATGAACAACAACTTAATGAAAACACTTCTGAATATACATTTTATACAACTGATAATAATCAAAAGGCAAACTATAAAGAAGCAGCTAAGCTTTATGCAGAACTGACCATCACATATACTCAAGATGGATATCTTGATATGGCTAAAGATAGATTAATAAGAGCAAAACAACTTGAAGAAGATCATGGGTATAATGAGGCGATAGTTGATTATGCTTCAGGATATTATTATCAAAAAATTGGTTCAAATGCTGTAGCTGAAAAACATTATCAAAAAGCAATAGATGAACATCCAAATAATTATCAAGCAATGAATTTTTATGCTCAGTTTTTATGTCAAAGTAGACACAAATATGCCGATGCAGATAAGTTATTTAGTAAATCCCTGTATATGTCAGATAATAATGATATGGCTCAAACTTTATTTTTGTACTCTGAATGTATGACTGCTCAAGGCAAAGATGATGATGCTCTTAAACTCATGGAAAGAGCAAATAAATTTCAAATAAACTTTTTATCTGCAAAATTACATCTTGCTGAAATGTATTATGATAAAAAGAGATACAAAGATTGCTATAGAATTATTTATGGAATGAGAAATAACAAAGCATTTTTTAATAATAAAAGAATACTCGAGTTAAGGCTTAAATTAGCAGAATACGCAAACAATAAAAATGAAGCCGCAAAAGTTAGATTGATCTTTTCATCAAATGATTTCAATGATGATTCAATGGAGAAATTTTTTGCAGATGTAGAAGATAAGGATAATAAATGAGTAAAATAAACAATAGATATTCTCGCGGAACTGAAGAATCCACACCTGAAAGATTACAAAAATTACTAGCTAAGTACGGTATAGGTTCACGTAGAAAAATTGAAGAATTTATAGAACAAGGCCGTGTAAGAGTAAATGGTAAAGTTGCTAAGTTGGGTGATAAAGCTTCAGATAGAGATAAAGTAAGTTTTGATAACAAAGCTTTGTACCTTTATGGTCAACCAATGACTCGTCCAAGAGTTGTTATATATCATAAGCGTGATGGCGAAGTTTGTACAACAAAAGATGAAAAAGGACGAAAAACAGTATTTGACTCCCTACCTAGGTTAGCTAAAGCTCGCTGGATTATGATAGGGCGTTTAGATATAAATACTACTGGTTTACTTATGTTTACAACTGATGGCGACCTAGCAAATAGGCTTATGCATCCATCATATGAGATAGAAAGAGAATATGCTGTTAGAATTTTAAGCGAGCAATTATCTGATGAGACTATCGAAAAACTTAAGACTGGAGTGCAATTAGAAGATGGTGTTGCAAAATTCAATACTATCAAATTTGCTGGTGGTGAGGGTGCTAATATTTGGTATACTGTAACATTATCAGAGGGACGAAATCGAGAAGTCCGTAGAATGTTTGAAGCAGTTGAATGTACTGTTAGTAGACTTACTAGAGTTAGGTTTGGCGATATTAAGCTACCAAAATTTGTGTCTCGAGGTAAAACTATGGAATTATCTCCAGCAGATGTAAATAATTTGCGTAAAAGTGTAAAACTTAGTGCATATGATTTCCCTAAAAAACTAATCGATAAACTAGAGAGATAAAAATGAGTTTTGATAATGAGATTCAAGAAATTTTTGATATAGATGTTTGGTTAATAAAGCCTGCATTTGTAGAAAAAGATGAAAATGAGTTAGAGTCAGATAAACCAGAACTCCAAGAATCTCAACCACAAGATATTAAGACTGAAGTAGTAGATGAGCTAGTAAATGAAGCTAAAGCTGTGGAGTCGAAATTAATTTACTCGACTGAAAATGAAAGCTCAAAGGTTATTAATATATTTATAGCTGAAGAAAAAAATCTAAACTTTATCAAAAATATCTGTAAAAAACTTTTCTATAACTCATCTACAAATATTTATATTGGCAAATATCATATAAAAGATGATAACATAAATATAAATTTTAGAGATTGCCTACTTGAAGACAAAGAAATTCTAAGTATTACGAATAAAAAACACATATTAGAAAAGCTCTACCAATATGCAGATTTTACAACTAAATAGTGATTATTATTCTCAAGTATTATCATTAATCCGAAATACCGATAAAAATCTAAACTGGTCTGATAAGCAAGTTTTTGAATGCTTTGACCATAATCACATCATTTATTCCATAAAAGGTGAAAATAAATTAATTGCTGTAGCTATATTTAGTAGCATATTAGATACTGCCGAGCTACTATATATTTGTGTTGATAAAGCTTTTCAAAATAAAAAACTAGCAAATAAACTTTTAGCTGATAGCATTATCAACTTAAAAACTAAATCAATATCTGAGCTTTTTTTAGAGGTATCCGTAAATAACACTCATGCGATAGCACTTTATAAAAAAATTGGCTTCAAACAAATTTCAATGCGTAAAAATTACTACAAATATAAAGATGGTAGCTATAATGACGCACTCATATACAAATTAAACATATGATCTCTAGCATTGTTATGCTATATTAATCAAGCAACAACAGGGGTGCTGTTTTCAGCTGAGATGACTATTGTCAGACCCTTTGCACCTGATCTAATTAACATTAGCGTAGGGAGTTTGTTTGATATTTTCAGTATAAATCTCAATCAAGCTTCTATTATTTGCAAATAAAATAGTAGGAGAATAAACAACAATGCAAAATATAGGCTATATAACTCTAAACATCTCATTAGTAATATACTTTATCCACTTCATACCACAAACGATTCATAATCAGTTTAAGCACACAACCATAAATATTAGTCTTTGGACTCATTCTTTTATGATTTTGGCTAATTGCTTTGATTTAATATACGCTATAGGGTTTGATTTTCAGTGGCAGTATATTTGTGTTGCTGTAGTACTTTTAAGTTTTCTATTTATTCAACAATTACAAATATTATCAGACAGAAGAAATAGACTGATGATACTACATACTTTTTGTATATTTATATTTTTACTAGTATGTATATTTCTGATAACTTTTATAAAAAGTATTAACAAAGAATTTCTATTGATTTTTGGAGTCGCTAGTAGCGTAGCATATAATACCTACTGGCTACCTCAAATATATAAAAATTTTAAACAAAAGAGAGCAGATGGATTTAGTATCTACTTTTTAAATTTATCACTAATCTTAAAACTTTGTGACATTAGTAGTGGAATATTTTTAAACTGGCCTCTAGTATCAGTAATTTCATCATTTTGCTTGCTGATAGTTGTAGGTATTCAATTTATACAATATTTTTATTATAAAAAATAATTTTCAATTTAAAACAAATATTTATAAAACTAGCTTTCCCAGAATTATACAAAGAGGGGGGAGGGGACTTTTTTGTAAATGTCTCATCATATAACATTAGGTCTATCAAAATCATCTGCCAGAAGAAAGATTTTAAGATTTTTGATTTAAAATTTATAGCACCAATAAGTTATCCACATTAGTTTTGGTAAAAACTTAGCAGATTTGCATCCAAGTATAGAATTCATACTTTCTTAATATAATTTACAATCCTATCTAACTCATCAATGTATTCTAGAAAGTCTCTCATACCTTTAACAGTAAGAGTATAGGTAGTTAATGGCTTACCTGTCTTGAATGATTTATTACTATCAACATACTCATTCTTAATAAAAACTTTCATGTGTGTGCTCATATGACCATCAGTAATATTGAGGGTAGTTTTTATGTCTTTAAAAGAAGCTTTTTTGACAGAATATAGATATGTCATTATCTGAGTTCTAATTGGTTGGTGTAATATATCATTAAACATGTTGATCTCAAGTGCCTCTACAATTCATATAATA from Francisella adeliensis includes these protein-coding regions:
- a CDS encoding ABC-F family ATP-binding cassette domain-containing protein, whose protein sequence is MIFFKNISYQVDVKELFNDINFSIFQNQKIGLVGKNGTGKTTLFNLIQRNIVPDKGDLEIAKNTRIVTVKQDVDNFDVKVIDYVANGVAFVKDLRQKMSNALATENFVDYSHYHEEYESLGGYSIEAQAGKLLSGLGFNTAQLDQQVKELSGGWQIRLNLAQALLQESDILLLDEPTNHLDLDAVLWLEQYLQEYKGSLLLISHDRIFLDNVVKQIFHIDERQVVSYTGDYSSFEKQSYEQKILQQKSFDKQQKHIDHLESFINRFKAKASKAKQAQSRMKMLDKIQRVESVKSESDFSFEFKETKELGGTLVSLQNADLGYGDKTILQKIGLGIYNDMRIGLLGLNGAGKSTLIKSLIGEIDILSGEMEKHPNLKVGYFSQHSLDVLDMDASPLLQMQRLDPKATQQKLRTFLGSFNFVGDKALAKTGTFSGGEKARLALAMIVYQEPNFLLLDEPTNHLDIGVREALTVALQSFMGAIILVSHDRFLLESTVDEYMLVGEGAVKPFDGDMKDYYKYILEVKKNENSPKKAVVTEKKEKTKLTSNQRRQQKPIQDKIKKLERTIDKLQKQNSEMEKILEDQELYNDKIKLQEILDKHAQIKTQLEETEAEWLENLEKLEQLNN
- the rlmKL gene encoding bifunctional 23S rRNA (guanine(2069)-N(7))-methyltransferase RlmK/23S rRNA (guanine(2445)-N(2))-methyltransferase RlmL, which encodes MTINTYFASCAKGLEILLKEELARLDIIAYEKLAGVEFEGTLEQAYKACIHSRLASQVMLKIATQKVETQEELYNFISDIHWDTYFDVDKNFKIAVSGKHYDFNNTMFVSQKTKDAIVDQFRHKTNERPNIETENPDNIIKLHLNKHFVNVFLCLNIDSLHKRTYRQHQAEAPLRESLAAAILLKAGWLDELQKEQPILVDPMCGSGTILIEAALMAKNIAPLLLNKSFKIFDSKLHDEELFSSLILEAQKAVKPTNAIIQGYDIDNNVLDKASKNIYQADVDDVVNIKRQDIRDIENVFDSVGLIVTNPPYGERLYSNQIDELLDIFNAFGHTLGEDFGGWKVAILTSFSDCIKEMELRTTKRNKFYNGAIETILYQIDINKHAVFKHESQLEKNIRIAENAATKSDEHIDFGNKLQKNLKNLKPWLKQTGVECYRLYDADIPTFSVAVDIYNENVFLQEYRADATIDQNIAKQRFYQAIYQIHKTLGIAYENIHTRVRQRQKGKDQYQKEDNQNNFFVINEVNAQFYVNFEDYLDTGIFLDHRKIRQIVAKESKNKSLLNLFSYTCTASVHAALKEAKTTSVDMSNTYLDWGKRNFTLNNIDTSKHEFIQSDCIGWLKSNTQKFDVIFLDPPTFSNSKRMDDTLDVQRDHEMLVNLAMNSLTKDGVLYFSNNYRRFKMSQEVLDRYNCENIDEKCLSRDFLSNKNIHNCWKIKYK
- the hemF gene encoding oxygen-dependent coproporphyrinogen oxidase, translating into MQQNINKFEKFLNQLQASIALKLESCETNDARFISDKWEKPNTPEQKLKGYGNSMIIEGGEIFEKGVIAFSKVNGTALPPSATNKRPELAGKKFVATGVSLVIHPRNPFVPTSHANFRLFMAGADTDNPIWWFGGGYDLTPYYPHKEDVIHWHKVAKDVCDKHDSSYYPKFKKWADDYFYLPHRDECRGVGGLFFDDLNDKTFEECFAFVTDCANSFVDAYVPIIEKRKNMPFTQQQKDFQLYRRGRYVEFNLVLDRGTIFGLQSGGRTESILSSMPPMAAWKYNYHPEENSEEAKVYEYIKPRDWLKG
- the rpsF gene encoding 30S ribosomal protein S6, which produces MRHYEIVLMIHPDQSDQLDSMLGKYREIIESNGGKIHRFEDWGRRQLAYPIEKLHKAHYVMFNVECGTESLEKLQTSLKYNDAVLRRLVLSKDEAITDASIMMEASEKEVI
- the rpsR gene encoding 30S ribosomal protein S18 gives rise to the protein MSRRKVCRFKVDGIKEIDYKDVNTLKAYITETGKIVPSRVTGTSAKYQRQLSTAIKRARFLALLPYCDRHFN
- the rplI gene encoding 50S ribosomal protein L9; this encodes MQVILKEKVENLGVLGDVVNVKPGYARNLLIPFGKAVQATEANVKVFEAQKADLEKAEKARFDAAKATAETINEKEFTIPAKAGEGGKLFGSVGTAEVAEAVSKNSGVEVSKSQVRMPEGVIRTTGEFELTVHVYTDVDADIKVKVVAAEG